Proteins found in one Drosophila innubila isolate TH190305 chromosome X, UK_Dinn_1.0, whole genome shotgun sequence genomic segment:
- the LOC117794139 gene encoding C-type lectin 37Da-like, with product MLRNTIRLLILFGGVALSLGISITPIVREGSRDIVTMPFVRVGNGYYYFETRKEVNWFKAFETCRRMNATLISFDTMQKWIEITKFLELFNDQSYYWTSGTDLGEQSRHVWFGSGNPIGINVWSPGQPDNYQNNEHCDHLGFKHSNTSDRKGLNDGNCLTNMRFICELHL from the exons ATGTTGAGAAATACAATACGTCTATTGATTCTATTCGGTGGAGTTGCTTTGAGCCTTGGAATTTCCATAACGCCCATTGTTAGGGAAG GTTCCAGGGATATTGTAACAATGCCATTCGTTAGGGTCGGCAATGGATATTATTACTTTGAGACCAGAAAAGAAGTGAATTGGTTTAAGGCATTCGAAACTTGTCGTCGAATGAATGCCACATTGATAAGCTTCGATACGATGCAAAAATGGATTGAAATTACCAAATTTTTAGAGCTATTTAATGATCAGTCTTATTACTGGACCTCAGGTACTGACTTGGGCGAACAATCTCGTCACGTCTGGTTTGGCAGTGGAAATCCAATTGGCATTAATGTTTGGTCTCCAGGTCAACCTGATAATTACCAAAACAATGAGCACTGCGATCATTTGGGCTTTAAACATTCCAATACCTCAGATAGGAAGGGTCTGAACGATGGCAACTGTCTTACCAATATGCGCTTTATCTGTGAGCTTCATTTGTGA